In Candidatus Thermoplasmatota archaeon, the genomic window GGGTGATCCCGCCCCGCGCCCGGACGCCCCTGTCCGATTCCGGACAAGCGGGGCCCGCGCTGTCTCGGGTTCGTCCATACCCTCAAGCCCGAAAGGGGCTTCCTCAGCCCCATGACCCTCAAGACCGTCCTCGGCTACTCCGGCGGCCTCGACACCAGCGTCGCGATCCGGTGGATCAAGGAGAAGTACAAGTCCGAGGTCGTCTGCGTGCTCGTCGACGTCGGCCAGCCTCTCTCGAACCTCGACGACGCGAAGGCGCGCGCGATCAAGAACGGCGCGACGAAGGTGATCGTCGTGGACGCGAAGGAGGAGTTCGCGCGCGACTTCGTCCTGCCCACGCTCAAGGCGAACGCCCTCTACGAGGGCGTGTACCCGCTTGCGACGTCCATCGCGCGCCCCCTCATCGCGAAGCACCTCGTCGCGGTCGCCCACCAGGAGGGCGCCTCCTACGTTGCGCACGGCTGCACGGCGAAGGGCAACGACCAGGTCCGCTTCGAGGTCACGATCCGCGCCCTCGACCCCGCGCTCAAGGTCATCGCGCCCCTGCGCGAGTGGAACGCCGACCCCGCGCTTGCGACCCGCGAAGGCGAGATCGCGTACGCGAAAGAGCACGGCATCCTCATCCCGGACGTCGCGACGAAGCGCACGTTCTCGACGGACGAGAACCTGTGGGGCCGGAGCGTCGAGAGCGGCATCCTCGAGGACCCGACGAAGGAGGTCGTGGAGGACGCCTACGAGTGGACGACGAGCCCCCTCGACGCGCCGAACGCGCCCGAGTACGTGACGATCGGCTTCGAGCGCGGCGAGCCCGTCTCGATCGACGGGAAGCGCCTCGGCCTCGTGGAGCTCATCAACCACCTGAACGCGACGGCGGGCCGCCACGGCCTCGGCCGCATCGACCACGTCGAGAACCGCCTCGTCGGCATCAAGAGCCGCGAGGTCTACGAGGCGCCCGGCGCGATCGCGCTCCTCACGGCGCACAAGGCGCTCGAGAACCTCACGCTCACGCGCGACGTCGCCCACTTCAAGACCACGCTCGAGGACAAGTTCGCGGAACTCGCGTACGACGGCCTCTGGTACGGCGCGCTCCGGGAGTCCATCAGCGCGTTCGTCGACAAGGCGCAGGAGAACGTCACGGGCAGCGTGACGCTCAAGCTCTACAAGGGAGCGGCGCACGTCGCGGGCCGCGACTCGCCCGTGTCGCTCTATCAGAAGCACCTCGCGACGTACGACAAGGGCGACCAGTTCCGCCACGAGTCCGCCGCGGGCTTCATCGACATCTTCGGCCTGCCGCTGCGCGTCGCCTCGAGCGTCAAGGCGAAGCACGCGAAGAAGTGAGCGCGATGAGCGTCGAGAAGCCCTGGGGCGGACGCTTCGCCGTCTCGACCGCGGCCGCGATGGAGGCGTTCAGCTCCTCGCTTGCGGAGGACGCGCACCTCGTCGCCCACGACGTCGCGGGGTCCATCGCGCACGCGAAGGGCC contains:
- a CDS encoding argininosuccinate synthase produces the protein MTLKTVLGYSGGLDTSVAIRWIKEKYKSEVVCVLVDVGQPLSNLDDAKARAIKNGATKVIVVDAKEEFARDFVLPTLKANALYEGVYPLATSIARPLIAKHLVAVAHQEGASYVAHGCTAKGNDQVRFEVTIRALDPALKVIAPLREWNADPALATREGEIAYAKEHGILIPDVATKRTFSTDENLWGRSVESGILEDPTKEVVEDAYEWTTSPLDAPNAPEYVTIGFERGEPVSIDGKRLGLVELINHLNATAGRHGLGRIDHVENRLVGIKSREVYEAPGAIALLTAHKALENLTLTRDVAHFKTTLEDKFAELAYDGLWYGALRESISAFVDKAQENVTGSVTLKLYKGAAHVAGRDSPVSLYQKHLATYDKGDQFRHESAAGFIDIFGLPLRVASSVKAKHAKK